The following proteins are co-located in the Leptospira limi genome:
- a CDS encoding Crp/Fnr family transcriptional regulator, giving the protein MSKLNIPPNQRIFKEGELNNAMYIILQGNVEIFFTVNNSQTRLALMKPGDFFGEMALFSSNPRSATARTITNCELAVIESKQQLENFLVKNPKFAAKMVSIMADRLAKTNELLISSMEKSVAKKIEFSTELGKDLKEDLGSV; this is encoded by the coding sequence ATGAGCAAACTCAACATTCCGCCGAACCAAAGGATCTTCAAAGAAGGGGAGTTGAATAATGCTATGTACATCATTTTGCAAGGGAATGTAGAAATATTTTTTACTGTTAATAACAGCCAAACACGATTGGCGCTCATGAAACCTGGGGATTTTTTTGGAGAAATGGCTTTGTTTAGTTCCAATCCAAGGAGTGCAACTGCAAGGACAATTACAAACTGTGAATTAGCAGTAATTGAGAGTAAACAACAGTTAGAAAATTTCTTGGTTAAAAATCCGAAATTCGCAGCCAAGATGGTTTCTATTATGGCGGATCGATTGGCAAAAACAAATGAATTATTAATTAGCAGTATGGAAAAATCTGTTGCTAAGAAAATTGAATTTAGTACCGAATTAGGAAAAGATTTAAAAGAAGATTTGGGAAGTGTTTAG
- a CDS encoding NAD(P)/FAD-dependent oxidoreductase — translation MSQLKKKIIIIGAGFGGLQVIKSLGNKENFEILVIDKKNHHLFQPLLYQVATAVLSPADIAIPTRSITTDFKNVKILYGEVTGINFNTREVSFQNHNEKYDYLVIATGAKTSYFGNSQWQSKTLGLKNLKDALAIRKQILLSFEQAELIGDYEKAKSLMHYVIIGGGPTGVELAGSIAELSHNIIRKDLRSIDSGMTKVTLIEAGPRLLNAFSEKSSSFTKEKLESRGVEVLTNSPVLDITDTGVVLKDRTIVSNTIIWAAGVEGSELSQKLSINKDKANRIVVDEFCRTIEYPNVFVIGDAANFSKGLNRPLPGVSPVAMQQGRYVAKIIQSIEKNKTLIPFQYFDKGNMATIGRTDAVAEFGGIRLKGIMGWFGWLFVHLVYQVGFKNKMSTLISWVWSYLTFRAGSRLIQEEANDASIGT, via the coding sequence GTGTCCCAATTAAAGAAAAAGATTATTATCATTGGTGCTGGTTTTGGTGGACTACAAGTTATCAAATCACTCGGGAACAAGGAAAACTTTGAAATTTTAGTAATCGATAAAAAGAATCATCATCTGTTCCAACCATTACTTTACCAAGTAGCAACTGCAGTACTTTCTCCAGCAGATATAGCGATTCCAACTCGATCTATAACAACCGATTTTAAAAATGTAAAAATTTTATATGGTGAGGTGACAGGTATCAACTTTAATACAAGAGAAGTGTCATTTCAAAACCATAACGAAAAATATGATTATCTGGTAATTGCTACAGGAGCAAAAACCAGTTATTTCGGAAATTCTCAATGGCAATCAAAAACCTTAGGATTGAAAAATTTAAAAGATGCATTGGCAATTCGAAAACAGATTCTATTATCTTTCGAACAAGCCGAATTAATCGGAGATTACGAAAAAGCAAAAAGTTTAATGCATTATGTGATTATTGGCGGAGGACCAACTGGAGTTGAGTTAGCAGGTTCCATTGCTGAGTTATCACATAATATCATTCGAAAAGACTTACGTAGTATCGATTCGGGTATGACAAAAGTAACCTTAATAGAAGCTGGTCCAAGATTATTAAATGCATTCAGCGAAAAATCCAGCTCCTTCACAAAGGAAAAGTTAGAAAGTAGGGGAGTTGAAGTATTAACTAACTCACCTGTATTGGATATAACCGACACGGGAGTTGTCCTCAAAGATAGAACGATTGTATCTAATACTATCATATGGGCTGCAGGAGTTGAGGGCTCAGAACTATCACAAAAACTTTCAATTAACAAGGATAAGGCGAATAGAATCGTTGTAGATGAATTTTGCAGAACAATAGAATATCCAAATGTATTTGTTATTGGAGATGCTGCCAATTTTAGTAAAGGTTTAAACAGACCTCTGCCAGGAGTTTCTCCTGTTGCCATGCAACAAGGGAGATATGTAGCTAAAATCATACAATCAATTGAAAAAAATAAAACCTTAATTCCATTTCAATATTTTGACAAAGGTAATATGGCAACCATCGGAAGGACAGATGCAGTTGCTGAGTTTGGCGGAATACGGCTAAAGGGTATAATGGGTTGGTTTGGGTGGCTCTTTGTACACCTTGTTTACCAAGTTGGATTCAAAAATAAGATGAGCACTCTCATCAGTTGGGTTTGGAGTTATTTAACATTTCGAGCCGGCTCAAGACTAATCCAAGAAGAAGCAAATGATGCATCAATTGGAACGTAA
- a CDS encoding ParA family protein yields the protein METVFDSEEAAKFVGISLDDFQQRVTALKVPGWKTGEFKKSVLSKYFEINHSEGFDSNVIAISNQKGGEGKTTISLYLAEALSEKHKVLLIDWDPQANATQLFLNDDVTSIMDYLGYRGKKPRNIEPLIKTVAKNFDLLPSTLELANLTTPYERDDFELLKEAILPLRSNYEYIIIDCPPSLGLILENALICADYILVPIQTRAFSLQGIRDLYETIQKIQRKANQRLKLLGAVLNQFEGQKALAGLAEGVKKYFPVFETVIQRRESIPQAQAKMSFLSKIDLATMKNFRELAIEVKEKINVQKN from the coding sequence GTGGAAACAGTTTTTGATTCTGAAGAGGCTGCAAAATTTGTTGGGATAAGCCTCGATGATTTTCAGCAGAGGGTAACGGCATTAAAAGTTCCTGGATGGAAAACTGGTGAATTTAAGAAGTCGGTACTTTCCAAATATTTTGAAATCAATCATTCGGAAGGATTTGATAGTAACGTTATAGCAATCTCTAACCAAAAGGGAGGGGAGGGGAAAACAACTATCAGCTTATACTTAGCAGAAGCACTTTCGGAAAAACATAAAGTATTATTAATTGATTGGGATCCACAAGCGAATGCTACTCAGTTATTTCTAAATGACGATGTTACTTCAATAATGGATTATTTGGGATATCGTGGAAAAAAACCAAGAAACATTGAACCCCTTATCAAAACAGTAGCGAAGAATTTTGATTTATTACCTTCCACATTGGAACTAGCAAACCTGACAACACCTTATGAAAGAGATGACTTTGAATTATTAAAAGAGGCGATTTTACCATTAAGATCAAATTATGAATATATCATCATTGATTGTCCTCCTTCGTTAGGATTAATTTTAGAAAATGCATTGATTTGTGCAGATTATATTCTTGTACCAATTCAAACTAGGGCATTTAGTTTACAAGGGATTCGAGACTTGTATGAAACCATCCAAAAAATTCAAAGAAAAGCCAATCAACGATTAAAACTTTTAGGTGCTGTCTTAAATCAATTCGAAGGCCAAAAAGCTTTGGCTGGTTTGGCAGAGGGAGTTAAAAAATATTTCCCTGTATTTGAAACCGTTATTCAAAGGCGTGAATCCATTCCGCAGGCTCAGGCAAAAATGAGTTTTTTATCAAAAATCGACCTAGCAACTATGAAAAATTTTCGAGAATTGGCAATAGAGGTTAAAGAGAAAATCAATGTCCAAAAAAACTGA
- a CDS encoding ParB/RepB/Spo0J family partition protein, giving the protein MSKKTEFQALDLISAYSEKKKNPSHLELSQIFPNPTQPRLIGREDTSDLLPSMERLGLIEPILVRKEKGKYLIVAGERRYRAALKLGWKEIPAIVTDANEDVCYEMSLAENEKRKNLNPWEVGKAIQYLRKEKKKTADEVSNLLGYSERYVKQLSSIARLDQKSVMELIISGKPLSVKNLEDLLKRKENRGGEIISPRVGLSQTKISINVGKLNSKLRESFLKELNSLKKKYGISE; this is encoded by the coding sequence ATGTCCAAAAAAACTGAATTCCAAGCCTTAGATTTAATATCAGCTTATTCTGAGAAAAAAAAGAATCCTTCTCATCTTGAGTTAAGCCAAATATTTCCAAATCCAACCCAACCTCGGCTTATTGGTAGAGAAGATACTTCTGATTTACTCCCTTCCATGGAACGACTAGGTCTCATAGAACCCATACTGGTTCGAAAAGAAAAAGGTAAGTATTTAATCGTTGCTGGTGAACGAAGATACCGTGCTGCATTAAAGTTGGGCTGGAAAGAAATACCAGCCATTGTAACAGATGCAAACGAAGATGTTTGTTACGAAATGTCTTTAGCAGAAAATGAAAAACGAAAAAATTTAAATCCTTGGGAAGTTGGAAAGGCAATCCAATATCTAAGGAAAGAAAAGAAAAAAACTGCCGATGAAGTTTCAAATCTTTTAGGTTACAGTGAAAGGTATGTTAAACAACTTAGCAGTATAGCAAGATTAGATCAAAAATCAGTAATGGAATTGATCATAAGTGGTAAGCCATTGTCAGTCAAAAATTTAGAAGATTTACTAAAAAGAAAGGAAAATAGAGGGGGTGAAATCATTTCACCCCGTGTTGGATTATCGCAGACTAAAATTAGCATTAATGTCGGAAAACTAAATAGTAAATTGCGCGAGAGTTTTTTAAAGGAATTAAACTCGCTCAAAAAAAAATACGGTATCAGTGAATAG
- a CDS encoding putative porin, with protein sequence MVQNFFKFFLVFTSLLVITTPTKSEVIWGPSIEKSGGEYIFETGNKYPNLSGIRGGSRISFPRTFTLFGIQGIYTKDRWEINGKLKTTGWNQKSGEARDEDFFLGTVSTENSTNIATREWSYRDSATVYSGSRNFADGKGKSTIVENRIELFGRYYFQDANPDYWKEGSGFFIATGARYSYFKYLFYDVNQYIESTPVFYAPIGLGLSYSNDLWEFFYGGGYRYSKNNLYFDFSFMPSIGRIKTRDFHVQRSINFFSENYGFGWSSKIEVGYQFNPTWLSYFRLNHRRFFSEGRFTSQGGLTVADLTSNLVSGFKSHINIKDFSIELGVLNKIEWNHGIDNAEKQESGIKEKIETNDSN encoded by the coding sequence TTGGTGCAAAATTTTTTCAAATTTTTCCTCGTTTTTACCTCTTTACTAGTTATTACTACTCCAACGAAATCTGAAGTTATTTGGGGACCATCCATCGAAAAATCCGGAGGTGAGTACATCTTTGAAACAGGCAATAAATACCCAAATTTATCAGGTATTCGTGGTGGTTCTAGAATTTCCTTCCCGCGCACTTTCACATTATTTGGAATCCAGGGAATTTATACAAAAGATAGATGGGAAATTAATGGAAAACTGAAAACAACGGGTTGGAATCAAAAATCAGGTGAAGCTAGGGATGAAGATTTTTTTCTAGGAACAGTTTCGACTGAAAATTCAACAAATATTGCAACCCGAGAATGGAGTTACCGTGACTCAGCAACTGTATATTCAGGAAGCAGAAATTTTGCCGACGGAAAAGGTAAATCTACCATTGTTGAAAACAGAATCGAGCTTTTTGGTCGTTATTATTTTCAGGATGCAAATCCTGATTACTGGAAAGAAGGTTCTGGTTTTTTCATAGCAACAGGAGCCCGATATTCCTACTTCAAATACCTTTTTTATGATGTGAATCAATACATAGAATCAACTCCTGTTTTTTATGCGCCGATAGGATTAGGATTAAGTTACTCTAATGATCTGTGGGAATTTTTTTATGGTGGTGGTTATCGATATTCCAAAAACAATTTATATTTCGATTTTAGTTTTATGCCTTCAATCGGAAGGATAAAAACCAGAGATTTTCATGTTCAGAGATCGATTAACTTTTTCTCTGAAAATTATGGCTTCGGATGGAGTTCTAAAATTGAAGTAGGTTACCAATTTAATCCAACATGGTTAAGTTATTTTAGACTCAATCATAGACGATTTTTCTCAGAAGGGAGATTCACTTCTCAAGGAGGATTGACCGTGGCTGATTTGACTTCAAATCTGGTCTCTGGATTTAAATCTCATATCAATATTAAAGACTTTTCAATCGAATTAGGAGTTCTCAACAAAATAGAATGGAACCACGGCATCGATAATGCAGAAAAACAAGAATCAGGAATTAAAGAAAAAATAGAAACGAATGACTCAAATTGA
- a CDS encoding alpha/beta fold hydrolase, with the protein MLPISIRTKFHSIEGLEWGNPQGIPILCFHGWLDNANSFAPLAPYFPEYRFISIDFPGHGKSSHKPENTVYYFAEYALEIVSIVQSLGIEDFILMAHSMGAAISTLVAGTNLLKIKKLILIEALGPLTNVSQAAPDIMSEAIRQILHPRGKKETYFLDMESAITIRLRAGDMTENSASVLMERGIEKTPRGLKPRRDIRLHFNSFFRYTEEQVVSFCERIDCPTLLILGDKSNFPIANAFPNRKSAIKNLSEVILSGGHHLHMDHPEKVAHVIHQFLNEETPKDTQ; encoded by the coding sequence ATGTTGCCGATTTCAATTCGCACCAAATTTCACTCAATCGAGGGATTGGAGTGGGGGAATCCACAAGGCATTCCAATTCTGTGTTTTCATGGTTGGCTCGACAATGCAAATAGCTTTGCACCTCTTGCTCCTTATTTTCCAGAGTATAGATTCATCTCAATTGATTTCCCTGGTCATGGCAAATCAAGCCACAAACCTGAAAACACAGTGTATTACTTTGCAGAATACGCATTAGAAATTGTATCCATCGTCCAATCTTTAGGAATAGAAGATTTTATATTAATGGCCCATTCAATGGGAGCCGCCATTTCCACGTTAGTTGCTGGTACAAATTTATTAAAAATCAAAAAACTTATTTTGATTGAAGCTCTTGGCCCACTAACAAATGTTTCACAAGCTGCACCTGATATCATGTCGGAGGCAATCAGACAGATTCTTCACCCAAGAGGGAAAAAAGAAACCTATTTTCTTGATATGGAGTCCGCGATTACGATTCGCCTTAGAGCAGGGGACATGACAGAAAATTCTGCTTCCGTGCTAATGGAAAGAGGAATTGAAAAAACTCCACGTGGGCTAAAACCAAGACGGGATATTCGATTACATTTTAATTCTTTTTTTCGTTATACGGAAGAACAAGTAGTTTCGTTTTGCGAAAGAATAGATTGTCCAACATTACTCATACTAGGCGACAAATCCAATTTCCCGATTGCAAATGCCTTCCCTAATAGAAAATCAGCAATCAAAAACTTATCCGAAGTGATTTTAAGCGGTGGTCATCACTTGCATATGGATCACCCGGAAAAGGTTGCACACGTCATACATCAATTTCTAAACGAAGAGACTCCAAAGGACACACAATGA
- a CDS encoding acyltransferase — translation MKMFEKDNYDMEWELLGIILAGMLALTFYFFRIPLLFPVPNQSKNSRESRFDVLRGFAMIGIVMIHIHSYFQFFHPGDTFIIHNTLMLSNLARFSVPMFILTSAIFLKIKEGYWISKFRHLVVPYTVFSIFGYWIKYNHYSLNEFFTFYALGKVFTPFYFVPLLLQFYILFYILNPIMKEDNWRNIILLISFLINVISNLGFFDTFLPIEYHSISIFNYIFFFVLGIHIGKTKQSNSEINQNSKFILSIYYVLSLILVLIVSHLFGTDLKNHHTIYPILFLLFVWQYLNDFNGSISKILSYIGNQSLFIFLLHPFIIHFMHSVDPYTFGGPFFGYVLTLLLNVGIPILISIIIQKGKFLYQSHHLT, via the coding sequence ATGAAAATGTTCGAAAAGGACAATTACGATATGGAATGGGAATTATTAGGGATCATACTAGCAGGGATGTTGGCACTTACGTTTTACTTCTTCCGCATTCCATTATTATTTCCAGTGCCAAACCAATCAAAAAATAGCAGAGAATCACGTTTTGATGTATTAAGAGGGTTTGCAATGATAGGAATTGTAATGATTCATATCCATTCTTACTTTCAGTTTTTTCATCCTGGTGATACTTTTATTATCCATAATACATTGATGTTATCGAATTTGGCACGTTTTTCTGTCCCAATGTTTATCCTGACATCAGCTATTTTTCTAAAAATAAAGGAAGGTTATTGGATATCAAAATTTAGGCACTTAGTTGTACCTTATACGGTATTCTCAATTTTTGGGTATTGGATTAAATACAATCATTATTCACTCAATGAGTTTTTTACTTTTTATGCTTTAGGTAAAGTGTTTACACCCTTCTATTTTGTACCTTTGTTGTTACAATTTTACATATTATTCTATATTTTGAATCCAATCATGAAAGAAGATAATTGGCGAAATATAATCCTATTAATTTCCTTTTTAATCAACGTGATATCCAATTTAGGGTTTTTTGATACTTTTTTACCGATTGAGTACCATTCAATTTCAATCTTCAATTATATTTTTTTCTTCGTTCTAGGAATTCATATAGGGAAAACAAAACAATCGAATTCTGAAATCAATCAGAATTCAAAATTTATATTATCAATTTATTACGTTTTATCTTTAATTTTGGTACTAATAGTTAGTCATTTATTTGGTACAGACTTAAAAAATCACCACACCATATATCCGATACTATTTCTGTTATTCGTTTGGCAATACCTGAATGATTTCAATGGATCAATATCCAAAATCCTCAGTTATATAGGAAATCAAAGTTTATTTATCTTCCTACTGCATCCATTTATCATACACTTTATGCACAGTGTAGATCCATATACCTTTGGAGGTCCATTTTTTGGGTATGTATTGACACTATTATTGAACGTAGGAATTCCAATTTTAATATCGATTATAATCCAAAAGGGTAAGTTTTTATATCAATCACACCACTTGACCTAA
- a CDS encoding low molecular weight protein-tyrosine-phosphatase: protein MKDKIKVLFICLGNICRSPAAQGAFENLIKKRKLDHMFEVDSCGTSGYHDGELPDPRTRKAALQHGIQLTHRSRKLQSKDLQYFDYLIVMDNNNYNELLSLTNDEALKNKIFKFGKFRSDTGPDIVPDPYYGSEKDFENVQELVENCSIGFLDYLGV, encoded by the coding sequence ATGAAAGATAAAATTAAAGTACTGTTTATTTGTTTGGGTAATATTTGTCGATCTCCAGCGGCTCAAGGTGCATTCGAAAATTTAATAAAAAAAAGAAAATTAGATCACATGTTCGAAGTTGATTCTTGTGGTACATCTGGTTATCACGATGGAGAACTACCAGACCCTCGGACACGCAAAGCAGCACTTCAACATGGAATCCAATTGACCCATCGATCTAGAAAATTACAATCTAAGGATCTTCAATACTTTGACTATTTAATTGTTATGGATAATAACAATTATAACGAATTACTAAGTCTAACAAATGATGAAGCCCTAAAAAATAAAATTTTTAAATTCGGAAAATTTCGTTCTGATACAGGACCTGATATAGTTCCTGACCCGTATTATGGAAGTGAAAAGGACTTTGAAAACGTTCAAGAATTAGTAGAGAACTGTTCTATTGGCTTCTTAGATTACTTAGGAGTATAA
- a CDS encoding NADPH-dependent FMN reductase, producing the protein MRITLVSGSHRKNSQSLKVTNFLASILKDKGIEIKILDLGNSPLPIWEPGMWEKDSEIKKFWNEYNQGLSESDAFVFITPEYAGMASPAMKNFFLYLSGGDISHKPGLIITVSSGMGGSYPNAELRMSSYKNTRIVYIPDHVIVRHVETLLNSESPESKEDTYIRSRLNYVLNVLVEYAKAFTAIRSSGVIDIKTYPFGL; encoded by the coding sequence ATGAGGATAACGTTAGTAAGCGGAAGTCATAGAAAAAATTCACAATCATTAAAAGTAACAAATTTTTTAGCATCAATTTTAAAAGATAAAGGCATCGAAATTAAAATTCTAGACTTAGGTAATTCACCATTACCAATTTGGGAGCCTGGAATGTGGGAAAAAGATTCGGAGATAAAAAAGTTTTGGAACGAATACAACCAAGGATTGTCTGAATCGGATGCATTTGTATTTATTACTCCAGAATATGCTGGTATGGCAAGTCCAGCGATGAAAAACTTTTTCCTATATTTATCTGGTGGGGACATTTCTCATAAACCAGGGCTTATAATAACGGTATCAAGTGGAATGGGTGGAAGTTACCCAAATGCCGAATTGAGAATGTCTAGTTACAAAAATACAAGAATCGTTTACATTCCAGACCACGTTATTGTGAGACATGTAGAAACACTTTTAAATTCGGAATCACCAGAATCTAAGGAAGATACATATATCCGAAGTAGATTAAACTATGTTTTGAACGTGTTAGTAGAATATGCAAAAGCGTTCACAGCTATTAGGTCAAGTGGTGTGATTGATATAAAAACTTACCCTTTTGGATTATAA
- a CDS encoding PaaI family thioesterase — MNSPIENPSRHGYEIHHDTCFGCGKENPLGLVADFTFHDDTGEVNFTYNFKKLYNGAPGFVHGGILSTVLDEAMGGLCFHLGYIVMTDTMSFKFHKATPVETELLIRAWPIKKAKRKVLLECELTSLNGEILYVKGEGAFHILPPRFFSEKLTGGKIAIANELLSVNKLKRAHLFDRIET, encoded by the coding sequence ATGAATTCACCTATCGAAAATCCATCCAGACATGGTTACGAAATCCATCATGACACTTGTTTTGGTTGCGGAAAGGAAAACCCACTTGGGCTTGTAGCAGATTTTACTTTCCACGATGATACTGGAGAGGTAAATTTTACATATAATTTCAAAAAACTTTATAATGGTGCACCAGGATTCGTGCATGGTGGTATTTTGTCGACAGTGTTAGACGAAGCAATGGGAGGACTGTGTTTCCATTTAGGTTACATCGTCATGACGGATACAATGAGTTTTAAATTCCATAAAGCAACTCCTGTCGAAACAGAATTATTAATTCGTGCATGGCCCATAAAAAAGGCCAAAAGAAAGGTATTACTTGAATGCGAATTAACCTCCTTAAATGGGGAAATTCTATATGTAAAAGGGGAGGGTGCATTTCATATACTCCCTCCAAGATTTTTCTCAGAAAAATTGACAGGCGGGAAAATAGCGATTGCGAATGAATTATTATCTGTTAATAAATTGAAACGAGCACATCTCTTTGACAGGATAGAAACATGA
- a CDS encoding M48 family metallopeptidase translates to MTQIEIERKITKSKNISLTVYLNGRVVLKHPAKISKIQLENFIAEKQNWILNKLQKIPKDLPKSLKFEDGETIHIFGESVKIYFNDKKTFYDPMNGFYVKKEKNEILRKKRAKHYLKSLLTSKIEPLVKKFEFNLKTKVNKISIRTMRSLWGSCNSKNYISINLSLVHCPDYIIDYIILHEISHTIEHNHSQKFWNLVKSQNPNFKIAEKWLRECGKNYIYYLN, encoded by the coding sequence ATGACTCAAATTGAAATTGAAAGAAAAATCACAAAAAGTAAAAATATATCATTAACTGTATATCTAAACGGTAGGGTCGTACTAAAACACCCAGCAAAAATTTCAAAAATTCAATTAGAAAACTTTATCGCCGAAAAACAAAACTGGATCTTAAACAAACTACAAAAAATCCCTAAAGATTTACCAAAGAGCCTCAAATTTGAAGACGGTGAAACAATTCACATATTCGGGGAAAGTGTAAAAATTTATTTCAATGACAAAAAGACATTCTACGATCCTATGAATGGTTTTTATGTAAAAAAAGAGAAAAATGAGATATTAAGAAAGAAAAGAGCAAAACATTATTTAAAATCCCTATTAACTTCTAAAATTGAACCATTAGTAAAAAAATTTGAATTCAATTTAAAAACGAAGGTAAACAAAATTAGCATAAGGACAATGCGATCATTATGGGGAAGTTGTAATTCCAAAAATTATATATCAATCAACTTAAGCTTAGTACATTGCCCAGATTATATTATAGATTACATTATCTTACATGAAATTTCACATACGATCGAGCACAACCACTCACAAAAATTTTGGAATTTGGTAAAAAGTCAAAATCCTAATTTTAAAATAGCTGAAAAATGGCTAAGAGAATGCGGTAAAAATTATATTTACTATTTAAATTAA
- a CDS encoding DUF1569 domain-containing protein — protein sequence MKSTLKLKTIDDIEKELSIIITCEKKQKSDITLSQIFDFLAESIELSIQGVGYTTKRTTINKLLGKYKFAKLISTGHYTKANQIPGFPPKDLGDPESAQLRLKTSLTAFKLHSGPFADHPVFGELDKKQWEKIHGILASFLFGYIQLFGDEKLRFTKDRENKKDRNFSEKKQNHHQRKNEDKGESKPSGHNNRKWKNKKKAHYKGNRNQGGGPK from the coding sequence ATGAAATCAACTTTAAAATTAAAAACAATAGATGATATCGAAAAAGAATTATCAATTATAATCACTTGCGAAAAAAAACAAAAATCAGACATTACATTATCGCAAATTTTTGATTTTTTGGCTGAGTCCATTGAATTATCCATTCAGGGAGTAGGGTATACTACCAAAAGAACAACTATAAATAAACTTTTAGGAAAATATAAATTTGCGAAACTTATATCAACTGGCCATTATACGAAGGCAAATCAAATCCCCGGTTTCCCACCTAAAGACTTAGGTGATCCAGAATCTGCACAATTAAGATTAAAAACATCTTTAACGGCTTTTAAATTACATTCTGGACCGTTTGCTGACCATCCAGTTTTTGGGGAACTTGATAAAAAACAATGGGAGAAAATTCATGGAATTCTAGCTTCTTTTTTGTTTGGATACATACAGTTGTTTGGTGATGAGAAGCTAAGATTCACGAAAGATAGAGAAAATAAAAAAGATAGAAATTTTTCTGAAAAAAAACAAAATCACCACCAAAGAAAAAATGAAGACAAAGGTGAGTCCAAACCAAGCGGACACAATAATAGAAAATGGAAAAATAAAAAGAAAGCCCATTATAAGGGAAATAGAAACCAAGGAGGTGGACCTAAATGA